TTTACACAGTTTTGCTAAAAGCTAATCTACTTTTATTTCAAGGTTTTGAAAAAGGCTGGGaaacgtagctcagtggcagagtacttgcctagcatgcatgagaccctgggttccatacctagcacagcaaaagaaggaaaaaaaaaaaaaaaaaaaaagcctgaaaaGTAAGAATCAGTTTAGAATAATAACTAATGTATGTATGCTTCTTACTCTATGCTAGGTATTTTTAAGAGCTTTGCATATATTAACtgatttaattctcacaacacaGTAGGAGCTAACATGATTCCAATTTTACATATAAGGAAGGTGAAGCTCAGAGAGTGTTAATCTGCTCAAAGTCACAGAGCTAATGGGGGTGAGGCAGGATTTGACCTAGTCAGTGAGGCTCCAGAGTCTCTGGAGCTCCTGGGTTCTGCTCCACACCAACTCTCTTCATCTGACACTACTCAATCAGATTCTCTCCAGAGGAATCTGGAGTTCTGATTCAAGGGTAGCAATAAACTCTCTGCATATGGCAGAACTGGCAGCAGTGTTCTGTCATGGGAATGAGAAAGCTGAGAACTTGGGGACAGAGAGATAAATAAAGTAGATGCAAAGGGAGAAGTTAATTAGATGGCAGGAGACAGGGAGAAAGCCTGCCAGCATCAGACAGTACCAGCTCTGCTGCCGCGGAAAGCCTGCCCTTGCACTGAAAAGAACACACCCGGTGTGTGCGCGTGATGAATTCTCCTTCTTCTTTAGATAGCACAAGATTTTATTACTTTCAATCATAAGAACCTTAACTCATCAGAACCAATAAACCAAATGAGAGAAGATTTGGTTTCTTGGCTTAAGATGAAATTGATAAGCTAGTGCCAAAATACATACATGCCAAATAAcgatgagaataaaaaaattgatagtttttaaaatatggatgaatcttaacTGACTTTATTCTGGTTAATATTTGAAACACATATTtgatgataatttgaaataactATATTGATTTCATTGTTTTCCCATCTCTGGCATATGGAATcgctctgaatttttttttttttttaatttggcttgcTTGATGCAATCTATGTGCCAAACCGATAAgaaggaagtaattacagaatgCTTACCCTCATCTCCCATTTATAGAACAGAGAAACCAGCTCCCAGAAAGAGTGCCCTTCCTTTGCTGGCATAGGGCTGCTATTTTGGTATCTGTCAGTTAAGAACATCTATCCAGTGCCAACAGAGTAATAGCCATGTGTTATCTGGTTGAGTGACTTTTGTTAAAGGACAGTGTTCTAACTACTAATCAATCAATTCTCTTACAGAGATGCCATGACCTCGAATTTCTAGATGGTAAAGCCAGAACGGATCGACTTTTCTCCACTATGttcataaaatcaaaatttcccATTCAAGTTAACATTGCAGCACTCTTTCCAATTTGATAAAGTGGGAAGCTCACAGTAATTTTCAATATATCTTTTTCACTTACTTTTCCCATCTTCCTAAACAATATGACCATATCTGTCCATTCTAAGAACTAACCAACGCGTCTGAactaaattcatttctttctcttttttttttggcactgaggattgaactcagaggtgctttaacactgagccacttcccctgGACTGTTTATTCATGCTGTCATTGTCAAGTGTCTACCTCCAGAtccttgttcattcttttggCCTGCATTGTTCTATtgctctttaaaattttcttccaggGGCAATGTGGCCCCTGCCTATCACTGCCAGATTACTGCTGCAATAATTGATCCCATCTGCTGAGCAGATGGCTTGGCCCATTCCACTCCCTCCTATTGGTTCTATGTGGCCTTCCCACTGTCCTGAGTTCACTCCTAAGAACTTCTGCAACATCAGGGCAGAAAGCTTCAAGTTTCCTGTAGTGCTGATGCTTGATAGTGATTCCCTAATCAAGCAGAGTAATTAATTGACCAGGGTAACCAACGATCCACTTTCTCCTCTTGTGCTTTCCCCTCCTTTTCCTGCATCCCCCGTTGCCTTATCTACTGACCCCACTCCTTCCCTTGTAGACCCCCTCCCAACAGCCAGACATTGCGCCCTCGTGGGAGACAATGGCAAAGGGCTTTCAGTGTGCTGAGTCCTTTACAAATGCTCTCATTTATCCTCACAGTAATGCAATGAGGTAGTACTTCATTTTTCagaagaaaccaaggctcagagaaaaaaagtaattacTGGTAAGTAGCACGTCTAAAATTTAAAGAGAGGACCATGTCTCAAAAtctttaaaagggctggggccgagcatggtggtgcatgcctgtaatcccagtggcttgagaggctgaggcaggaggatctcaagttcaaagccagcctcagcaacttagtgaggccctaagcaactcaatgacaccctgtctctaaataaaaaaataaaaacaagctgtggatgtggcttggtggttaagtacccctgggttcagtccctgctaccaaataaataaataagtaaaattttttagaaagtgctggggatgtagctcagtggcagagcacttgcctagcatgcatgaggccatgggtttgatcaaTTGCTCcaacataaataaacaaacaaataaaataaaataaaaagcttcccTATCTACATCTGAGAactactagttttttttttttttttttggtaccaaggatggaactcaggggcactcaatcactgagccacattcccagccctattttatattttatttagagacagagtctcactgagctgcttagggtctcgactttgctgaggctggctttgaacttccgatcctcctgcctcagcctcctgagttgctgggattaaaggcatgtgccacctcgccCAGCAGAACTACTGTATTTAACTGGATTTTTACCATTCAAGGAATCAAAATACTTCCTCTTATGAAACAAAGTCCAATTACAGAAAGATATTTAATTAATCCTGTATTAAGACAACTTCTAAATCCGCTTAGAATAGTCAACCTAAACCTAAACAGTATTTTATAAGTTAGCAAGGGTAACTTGTTTCACAGTGCAGAAACAACTCAGCTTGAGAAGCAGAAAACCTAAGGATTTCTTTCATATGATTTAAAAGATTCATCTCAAGCAAAGCAAAACATTCAATATGGAATCAAaagcaaatgataaaaaatttatctcagaataattttattataactttTCCAGATTAACCAAAACCAATTATTACCTccaaaagatgattttaaatttcaaataagatTAAAGAAATCTAAATTTCTTCAAAAAGTTGTGCAATTTAACACTTCAACATCtagactatttaaaaatttcatttacaaaGCAATATTCTATCTCTCATATCTCTAATGCTTCCCATATTAGTGACCAAATTCtctatcaaatatatataataaccTACAAATAGGAGAGTGTGCCCTGGCAAGTGCACTACCGTTCAGGTACACGTTCCTGTTTCCTCTCTGCatgtgttcccttttctctctctctcacatccaCCTCATGCCACATTGAGATACGATGCTCCCCATTACTGTCATCTTGCCTTCTACAGTGCCACTTCACatttcactgttttgttttggtttggttttggccTTTTTGATCTGGGGTGAAACCCGGGGCCTCTAGTGTGCCATGCAAGTGCTTCACAGgggagctatgtccccagccagTAACTGTTCTTACTTCTCCCTTGGGTCTAGAAAACtcctgttttttttaaagtgtcagcTCAGACCCTGTAAAATGATGCGGTGGGGCTATcagtaaaaaatgaaatcattctgaattctttggataaattttcataatagaatattattaaattaatagttaactttttttttttttttttttttttacaaacctAGGGCCTCgggcctgctaggcaagcactctaccattgagctacatccccaacacctaaaatgaaatttaaatacacAACAAGGTGGACTATCTTCTCCCGACTCAGTGTTGATGCTGTGGTTAAGGGTTTGGCAAGATCCTcacaaaaagtacaaaattataaaaatagaaattatccatattttaagaaaaagcatGCAATAGACCAGATGTTTACTTGTGTCAACAAACTTCCAGAAACATGCTctagttttgtgtttgttttgttttttttttcttttgtccatcTGATTCTTTTAAACTGTATCTGTCAAGCATTTACAAAGCAGAAAACCCAATGAATCCTGAGGACCTCATCACCCAGGTTCAATAATAATCAACACAGTCATTTAGCTTCATCTACATCACCAATCCCTCTACTGGATCCTTCTGAATCCCAGCAGACATTTCAACCATAACTATTGGACATGTATCTCTGaactggtatttttaaaaaatcacagtgttgacatatattaatgaaaaaaaaaatcatagtatcATTActgcagaaaaaattaaataattcccTTACTATCATTAAATAACTAGTGGTCAAATTTCCCCtcttataactttttaaatagtttGTTTAAATCAGCAGCTAAACAAAGTTGAAACACTGCATCTGGTTGAAATAacccttgtttgtttgtttttaaatcaaacttttttgttgttgttgctgcaaTTTATTGCTTGAAAAAACAGCTATATTATGTTTTTAAGGTTCCTGTGCCTTAAAAGAGAGAAGCAGGGTTTCTTAATATTGTTTTAACTCACATGACATATTCTTTCATTATGTTGCTTGCAATGAATACTactaaatacaataaataaaagggtGTACTATACGAATTTTCCTAACAGGTATGgatatttattcatctattatggtacaggggattgaacccaaaggcgcTCTAACTACATGCCCAACCCGTCCCACgcttttttttgcagtactgcaaaatgaacccagggcctcacacatgctggcaagcactctaccacggggccatatctccagtccttattttttattttgagacagggtctcactaagttaccagggtgaccttgaacttgggatcctcctacctcagcctcctgagcagctaggatcacaggtgtgtgccaaccaCCTGGGAGGAAgaacttaatttttctgttatGCCAGGACATGTATACTAAGATCCTGAGAGGATAGTTAAAAAGCTTCTTACAAATGTTAAATCCAAACTCAAATTGTACTAGAAGTTATTTTCAGACATCTTCTTAGTAATAATTTAAGACCCTGAAAGCTATTTGAGTTTTaggtagctcaattcacaaagaTGTCATGGCCCACTGAAAGGAATATTCCACTTCAGAGACTGAACTGCATGTATGTAAATGCATCGGTCTCACCTAATAGTCACATGCATACAGACAAGGTAAACACTTGGGACCGAGTGATGTTTGTCACTGTAAAATTCCCCTCAATCTCACTACACAGGAAAAGTATTAGTCTTAACATTTAAAACGCACACTGATGTATACAGTGTTTAATTATGTAATTAAGTCACTGAAAACCTGTGGACCTTGTGGCCTATGACACAAGCCAAGAGCAGTACTTCTATCTCAATTCTTAGGAAGCGATGCCTCAGTTGCTACAGGAGTACAACTGTCCTATAGAAGAGAAAAAGCAGCCCCAGGGCAGAACGCAAGGTGCCACCTACCATAGACCTGGGCTTGCTGATGGCCACCAGACTAGTGAGGAAGTCTTCATCTTGCAGCTGGCTGAAAACGTGGGCGTCATAGGCCACCATAATGGAGACTTCTTCCATCATCTTGCCAGCTGGACTTTCCgcagcagcagctgctgcccCAGCTCCAGACCAGACTCTGCCAGGGAAACTCCCACTGTAGCGCGCTGCCACCGCACACACCCACCTGAGTTCCAGGGGGCTGAGTGTCAAAAAGCCAGAGAGAAAGGGGGGAGAAGCAGCTGTGGTCACAGTCTTGTCTAGCAATTCGCCCCCAGTAGAAAACTAAAGGAGGTCTCTTATCTATGCAGGAAGTACACACTATCAACACCTTCGGCATTCTTAGCACAGCAGATGGAAAAACGCAGGTTTTGGAAAtctttaaacttcaaaaaaaaaagaaatgaaaatatgtttccTAACTAGAAATATTCTATATCAATGgccctcaaaacaaaacaaaaaacaaaaattgatttatgCTGTGTTCTTGGTGATTAAAATTTTTGCAATGGTACATCTTCTTACTTCAGTATTATTTACATGAAGAATCTTCTTGGAAGAAAAGTGGATTTTCTTAATGCTCTTAgtgattattttttcctattctaaaaaataaacacatgacaACCACTTTAATTTCTCAGAATTTATAGAATTCTTGGCACAGTTGAAATTTATCTCCTAAAGTATGAAAACCagattatttttctcctctgagcATTTCTGTTAAAAATTAAGGCagcaaatgtaaattaaaaatgcaaaaattcatTTGGGACAGCAATgtcaattaataataatttatctttctcccactaacaaccacaaaaaacaaaacaaaatagaacttaGTTTTCTGTGGTTACTCAAGAAATAATACTCATATACAAGCTGTTAATAGAGAAATGTTCTtatcaccttttatttttaaagttagagGTTTCTTTTGACTATCCAGATCAGCAGAGAGCATCGGTCAccagaaatgttttaaagtacAGCTGGAGGTGGTAAAGGAGCCTCCACATTTCTAGAGGAAAAGTCCCACATTGCCTCAGTTTCTAGGATGTATATACTGTTTGCTAATTCCATGAAAAAgcattaagcaaataaaaaaagggaaagacaaTGTTCCTCCAAAAGCTCTTTATCTAATATTCCTGATTAAGCTGAATATATTCCCTGCTTTTTATAGGTGAGACTGTAGTAGTACGAGAAATACTTTTTGTTAGTACTAGAAATCAATATGGTGACTTTTCTTTAAATCAGAAGAAATACAGCTACTGGTTGGAATTTTTAGTCTTCATTACCAGTAGCATTAACAATAGCAGGATTGTGTTGTCTGAATTGATGTGCTTTTCAGAAAACAAGCAAAGCTCAGAGTGAGACGTGAAGGGTCTATTTCCCTAGAATTTCCTAACGTATTTCCACCTTTCACAGATTAACATGAAGACTTAACTAGTACCTCGTGCCATTTAAGTGATCAGGAGAGCTTTACAACTTCTATAGCATTCTAGATTAAAAGTGCCTGCACACACAAGGGAAAAACCTCTTATTGCTAGGAAACAAGCAAGTCTAATAGGatgaaaaaaatgcaatatttaaaataaatcctcAAGATTAAAACAGCTTCAACTCATGTTTGACCCCTGCTGAGCTGGTAAAGCATTTTTACttcattcccccacccccaccccataaTACAGCTTTGTGTTTAAagcattattttcattaaagTTTTTTCCCCAGCGCACGTATCTTAACCAGGTAAAAATTCAGTGATAATCAGGAGTCAAGGCACTGTAAGGCTGCCAGGCCGCTCATACCTTTcaattcctttttatcttttcagtgGTGCTTTAAAAGACACTGAGCCTCCTCGCATGTCCTGCGCAGGGGAAGATGTCAGAGGTATTCTGCAGCACCGTGCTCTAGGCGTGAAAGCAGTTGCTCCTGCTCTCACGTTTTCCTCACTACAGTGACTCAGTGCCTCCTCACGCTGATCTCTGCATAAGGTGCACCGACAAAGACACCTGTTGTGAAGGTAAGGAGAGGGCTTCCCATAATGCCTTACTCCCTGCTGGCAACCACCCAAGGGCAAACAAGAATCGTAGCCACATTTGAGCCGTTGCCTGTGAGCATATTCAGTGTAACGACAGGTAATCTTCTTCCTTAAGAACACTCGTAAGTcaagaaaaaaacccagaaaacaataTCAAATGGCACCTAGAGGTGCTGCGCATTAAACTCATAAAACATTGAAGGTATCAGAACTTAAggatacaaaaacatttttagaaacacAATCAAAGGCTGTAAAAGCTTTAATTTTACATAAACTGAAGCTGACAACTTTAAATAAGTCCTTTAATAATTCTACAAAtgctctttatttttgtttatctgtttttcacttttttttttttttttttttttttttgtggtgctggggattgaacccagggccttgtgcttgagaggcaagcactctaccaactgagctatctccccagtccatttttatctgtttttctacACAAAgccttaaacaaatatttttagagcGCTTCTGACTTTTACCTTCAAAAAGACTACTGTAAGTAGCCACAGTGACTAGATTAATAACACTGCATTTCTAAATCTAGGAAGTCCTCCTTCTCAGTCACAGTTCATACCTTCTCTTGAGCAAGGACTCTCTGAAATTTGAATATAACCTTAATCTTTTCTTTACTCTTAAAATACACTGTACTTTCAGAATCTGGGAGGACAaatttaaggtttttcttttccccctcatATGATTAATTGTATGACTGTGGTTCCAACAAAAGGCATGCTTTTTGAAAACTGATGATACATTATAAAAACTTGTTCCTGTagtgactttttctcttttcctaagaCAATTTCTCCAGTCCCAGAAGCAAAAGCTACATTAATGAACTCCCCAACTTCAGAGGCTACTGAAGACAGTCATGTTTACACACAGCCCTTGACTCCCTTGCAGGACAGCTCTGACCACCCCACCCGCCCCCACGGGACTGACACCCACTGGCCCAGCTCCCAGCGTTGTTTACACCTGAGTTTCTGTAGTTCTCTACTAACTGcactgggaaggaaaaaaaggaaaaaaggcagaGGGCTGAGAAGTACCTGAGATCAAGGGTGTGGCGCGGACAACACGCTCGCCGCTACAGTTCAGCTACAGTTCACCGAGAGGGTTGTGCACCAAAACAGGCAGCAGGAACTGTGGCGTTAGGTTCACTCAATAGATGGTCCCCAGTTCCAGCAGGAACTAGCTAGCTGCCTGACCCagggcaagtcatttaacttccCCAGGTTTCGACTTCCTCATGGTCATGTAAATTGAGAGGGACAGACTCCATCAGTGGTTTTCACAGGTGTGTAGAAATAATCAAAAGGAAGGTGTCTGATTTCCCTCCACCAAGCAGCTTTGCTGGGAGAGTTGAAGGTGGGGATACATTTTAAATCTCTATcagtataaaaatcaaaagggaaacaATTCTAGATATCAAGAACGTGGCTCCAGTCTACTTTGAAACCTAGTTgagattttcaaaaatcaattattttgcTAAAAAAGTGGATTCAATGACAGtggttatatttttcattaattacaTTACAATTTATAGTCTTTTTATTCAGAGGTCAAACCaaccacaaaataattttcaaaagtctttaaagaaaatgctaataaataataaatctgcAATGATTTTTCAATGCTGTTTTTACTATTGCACACTACCTCCTTTGGAGACTGATTTTGTCCCAACAGTCATCCTGCTTGGTCcatgctttttaaacaaaaacatactTGGTTCCTGCAAGAGTGCAATTCAAATCTCCCAGGGCTGGGTTAGAGCTCAGTGTGGGCACCTGCCTAACATGTAAGGaagccagaaaacaaaaacaaaccccataTTTTGGCCTTTAGAGAACATCTATTCTCAAGTATCTAACTTAGAAACagccaaaataaaacttgataaaaGTCCGAATAAGATGCggccatttttctatttctgggaTCTCCTAAATGCAGCAGAGCAAAAGTTGTTTCACTGTGGCAGCAGCATTGCAATATCCACCAAAGCAGAAATACGTCAAATCCCACCTGATAAAAAATCGCCTTGCCTCAGCAGAGAGGCTTTGGATGGAGGCCCTTTCCCGAAATCTCAGGTTCTACTTGTTGAACATTCTCATCATGACAGCCGTAAAATCAGGATCAGATGGCAAGGAGGACAAAACAACCACGACAGAAACATGGTCTAGAGGGCGAAAGGTCTCCCGAGGCCCCCACCCCCGCGGACAGGCAGAGCCCTGCAGAACACTGCTCCTGCCCAGCCCCCTCCAGCCAGCACCGCCCATACCCATCACGCTCCTAAATCActggacacaaacattcagtaaGTACTCTCGGCTTAGTGTTACAGATACCCCCAAAACAAAATGTTCACAGCGTTGATGTAGAAATAAAGAACTATAAGAAGGACAAAATTCGAAGAGTACTTTTTTAATCACAGAAAACCATTATTCCAAGCAGGATTCCAGCCTCACTTACAAGTATGCATTACAAAACTGGGGTGCTCTAAGTAGAAGGAAAGATAAATTAAGATGTGGCTGAGAAACCCTAGAACTAGCAACAGAAGAAAGCTTTTCagattattttggattttggagtagCCTAGGAACATCTACTGGgtttttacaatgagaaaagaaaagcaagcacaAAGATAAGTGAAATTCTAGTTCTCTTTAAATtatgaaaagggaaatgaagaaaaccattATTCTTAATGTTGAATTCCAGCCATTCAGCTCATTATCTTTCCTATCTTTGCTAGCAATTGCTAGGCAAATTTAAAACCTCAGAAAGCATAGattctcttaagaaaaaaaaaaaaaaaaaagccaacagtaaaccaagaaaaaaaaaaaaaattaccagtgcAGTGCAATATAAATACTTGCTTCCCAGGTACACTGGATATTTTAATGCCTCCTTTGCATCTCACTACAAAGAATGAGGGTGAGGTAGATTccagacaacaaaagaaaaactgtgcCTTATTCAGTTTTTCACCTCAATTATAACATTGTAACccacagaaaacacaaattaagCATTGCCTCACCAAAGGAAGTGTCAGTGTGTCCAAGTATTCACTGATATCTGCTATCATCCAACATGAAAATAGTATCAGACACATCTAAAAACTTGAGTAAACTTCACCTTGTCTCACTTTGAACAAAGTATTTAACTGAATGCTACTTATAAAGAACTTGactttaattaataattatttaaaaattgtattaacAAGGAAATCAAACCATGGTATGTGATGTATCATATTATTTTCTCACAAGATCTGGGTGTAAGGTTGGGGAACAGCAGCAGAGTCTCCTGCAAGTGCTCAGTTCCTCAGTTTATCCAGCCTGGATAACTGCTTTCCACCTCAGGTCTTCACACAAGGCTATAAGCAGTGGACTTGGCTAAATTCCCACAGTTAAAACTTGATGAATTTGATAGCACCTGAATTATAtcttggttttttgaaaaaaacaaaaaacaaaaaacccagcatTTACTGAATGCCAATAATGTGCATGAGGGGGGCTTGCAAGATTTATAATACAGTGGTACATATAATCTAgttataattatgaatatttactagaaattttataatgataataatatagcTAGGAATCTATATCCCATGCTTTAGGCGCATAATAAaatctgtgtttttgtttctgtttttaaataaagtagcAGCTAGTATTAACTAAGCACTCATTATGTCCTACACACAGATCTCAATCTTCACAATTGTACGATGATTACCCCTGTTTGACAGATGAGGTAACTGAAACATGGAAATGTCTACGATTTGACTCAGTTCTAACCTTTGGAAAGAGTGCTGGTAAGATTCAAATAGGTGTGTCTATCTCCCTACATGTGAAGGAAGCAAACCCATCCAGAATGGGCCAAGTACTACTGCTTCTCAGACGCTGCACATGcccgcatgcacacacacacgttacAGAATATAAAGCAGACTATGTCTGGTAAGTAATACAACAATAAGGATGGAGGACTGTGCAGACAGGGAAGACTTCATGAAATAGATAGGTGCACCTGAACAGGCAAAGTGAAACCATTTTTTCatacaggaaaaatgaaattagccCAACCAAAGTGATGAACTGTTGTTGGCCACAACAGGATAAAAGGTTTCAAAAGCAGATTTGAACAGACCTGAGGTGGGTTTCAAATGCCAAATGCACAGATTTGGCGTATATGGCATGTAGGCCCAGGGCTGTCATGGAAGGCTATGGGGCTTCTGCCTTTCTGGTCCCCATTTCTGCCATGGAGGAGGGAAGTTCAGCACAATGGTTAACATGTGGACTCCAGAGTTCCAACCTGGTCTGATACTTGGCTCTCTACTCCCTGGCTGTGTCTGAGTCTGTGTGGGTTGCTAAGGGACAAAATACCATAGCCCAGGTGATTTATGAACAACTGAGtttatttcttcctgttctgGAGGTAGGAATCTGAGTCAAGGTAGGTGCCCAAGGTGCAGACAGATTTGATGTGTGGAGAGGACCTGCTTCGTGTTTCACAGAGtgcttctccctgtgtcctcatgtggtggAAGTGGGAAGCGATCTTTCTGGGGTCtgttttataaggacactaatctcaTTCAAGATGACTTCACCCTTAAGACC
This genomic stretch from Sciurus carolinensis chromosome 12, mSciCar1.2, whole genome shotgun sequence harbors:
- the Rabgap1l gene encoding rab GTPase-activating protein 1-like isoform X8 translates to MMEEVSIMVAYDAHVFSQLQDEDFLTSLVAISKPRSMVPTKKLKKYEKEYQTMRESQLQQEDPMDRYKFVYL